From Sporosarcina sp. Te-1, the proteins below share one genomic window:
- the narI gene encoding respiratory nitrate reductase subunit gamma, producing the protein MTDQLLWVIFPYVCIAVFIVGHIFRYRHDKFGWTAKSSEFIEKKQLMIGSLLFHVGIIPVILGHVAGLGIPKEWTRAMGVSDHMYHMGAIYGGGFFGLVTLAGMFILTSRRLTKKNVRQLSSTSDIVVNSLLLFIVFIGVYASLVTNNLNPGFDYRDSISVWFRSLLIFQPEAGYMGAVPLAFKLHIIAGFLIFAMWPFTRLVHVWSVPLNYVGRSYILYRKHV; encoded by the coding sequence ATGACTGATCAATTACTTTGGGTGATTTTCCCTTACGTTTGTATCGCTGTCTTCATCGTCGGACATATCTTTCGCTATCGTCACGACAAGTTCGGCTGGACTGCCAAATCGAGTGAGTTTATTGAAAAAAAGCAGCTGATGATCGGCAGTCTGTTATTCCACGTCGGCATCATTCCGGTTATCCTTGGCCATGTTGCGGGCCTGGGCATACCGAAAGAGTGGACGCGGGCTATGGGCGTCAGTGATCATATGTACCACATGGGTGCGATTTACGGAGGCGGATTTTTTGGCCTCGTCACACTTGCTGGCATGTTCATTTTAACGTCCCGGCGCTTAACAAAGAAAAATGTGCGCCAGTTGTCTTCCACTTCGGATATTGTCGTCAATTCGCTGCTCCTATTTATTGTGTTCATCGGTGTGTATGCATCGCTTGTCACGAACAATCTGAACCCGGGATTCGATTACCGGGATTCGATTTCCGTCTGGTTCCGGTCCCTGCTTATTTTCCAGCCGGAGGCGGGGTATATGGGTGCCGTTCCATTGGCATTCAAGCTGCATATCATCGCTGGATTCCTAATTTTCGCCATGTGGCCGTTTACAAGGCTTGTGCATGTATGGAGCGTCCCATTGAATTACGTAGGACGAAGTTATATTCTGTATAGAAAGCATGTCTAA
- a CDS encoding GAF domain-containing protein, which produces MKQEAFNIQQEIERIKEEFDFDYVGVALVQSPDRRFELRWKHVTGNQSDRHRRISLQSGKGIAGLVFKTGKPMFIANADEELGREDLYNYPIVVAEGLKSFGAIPLYKYNRVKGVLLVGYRTDEKLTVELFQEFRKRIGSEFGPFYSKEMVLE; this is translated from the coding sequence ATGAAACAGGAAGCGTTTAATATCCAACAGGAAATCGAACGAATCAAGGAAGAGTTCGATTTCGATTATGTAGGCGTAGCACTCGTACAATCGCCGGATCGTCGGTTTGAATTGCGTTGGAAACATGTGACGGGAAACCAGAGTGACCGGCACCGGCGAATTTCATTGCAATCGGGAAAAGGGATTGCGGGTCTGGTCTTTAAAACAGGGAAACCGATGTTTATTGCAAATGCGGATGAGGAGCTGGGCCGAGAGGATCTTTATAATTATCCCATCGTTGTCGCGGAAGGTCTCAAAAGTTTTGGCGCCATCCCGCTTTATAAGTATAACCGTGTAAAAGGTGTGCTGTTAGTGGGATACCGGACAGATGAGAAACTGACGGTTGAGCTTTTTCAGGAATTCCGGAAACGGATCGGTTCGGAGTTCGGCCCGTTTTACAGTAAGGAGATGGTATTGGAATGA
- a CDS encoding sensor histidine kinase has translation MNGISGLQLSDLLMKLYGNSAEAIFFFDQDGNVLGMNDAAADILEEDVYRQLMAGQSGAICQTCKGYMSSDELQTCASCYMSNPEEDISSFQVYFDTKGKGVIPYSASIQTIDKENGIRAFLLRDMTHQFQTQEELNQKRMMKRVIKAQENERKRISRELHDGVAQEMLSSLVDLRVLKYMNISEEALKKLQQTEGSLMRLLDDIRHLSVELRPATLDDLGLKAAFRTHFKWIEKNYGLVIHFYTDLESERYGGEVETVVYRVCQEAVFNALKYAEVDDITVQLYERDELLQLIVKDEGKGFDLNEIEPKGTGLGLFGMKERAELVDGDLMVESVIGKGTLIRLRVPVKRREDG, from the coding sequence ATGAATGGAATCAGTGGACTTCAGTTATCGGACCTGTTGATGAAACTGTATGGCAACTCAGCTGAAGCCATCTTCTTTTTTGATCAGGACGGCAACGTGCTCGGAATGAATGACGCAGCAGCGGATATCTTAGAGGAAGATGTGTACCGGCAATTAATGGCTGGCCAGTCAGGGGCGATCTGCCAAACGTGTAAAGGCTATATGAGTTCAGATGAATTGCAGACATGCGCCTCTTGCTATATGTCCAATCCGGAAGAGGATATCAGCTCCTTCCAAGTGTATTTCGATACGAAAGGGAAGGGCGTCATCCCGTATTCCGCCAGTATTCAAACGATTGATAAGGAGAATGGCATCCGGGCCTTTCTGCTCCGGGATATGACGCACCAATTTCAGACGCAGGAGGAGCTAAACCAGAAGCGGATGATGAAGCGTGTGATTAAAGCGCAGGAGAATGAGCGAAAACGGATTTCCCGCGAACTGCATGACGGTGTCGCGCAGGAAATGCTCAGCTCCCTAGTCGATTTGCGCGTGCTGAAATATATGAACATCAGTGAAGAAGCGCTGAAAAAATTACAGCAGACAGAAGGGTCGCTCATGAGGCTGTTGGATGATATTCGCCATCTGTCCGTCGAGCTCCGTCCTGCGACACTGGATGATCTTGGCTTGAAGGCGGCGTTCCGGACGCATTTCAAATGGATTGAAAAGAATTATGGGTTGGTGATCCATTTCTATACTGATCTGGAGTCAGAACGCTATGGCGGAGAGGTGGAAACAGTCGTCTACCGGGTCTGTCAGGAAGCTGTATTCAATGCATTAAAATATGCGGAAGTCGACGATATTACAGTCCAACTTTACGAACGGGATGAGTTACTTCAATTGATTGTAAAGGACGAGGGTAAAGGATTCGATTTAAATGAAATTGAACCAAAAGGAACGGGTCTCGGCCTATTTGGAATGAAGGAACGCGCGGAACTGGTGGATGGCGACTTGATGGTGGAATCGGTAATCGGAAAGGGGACGTTGATCCGATTGCGTGTACCTGTGAAAAGGAGAGAGGACGGTTGA
- a CDS encoding response regulator transcription factor: MKIVIADDHAVVRSGFMYILNYQEDMEVVATAADGLEAYEMVAKHYPDILLMDLSMPPGESGLIATGKIKEDFPETKIIILTMYDDEEYLFHVLKNGASGYVLKNSPDEELLTAIRTVYDGGTYIHPSMATSLVRQFVQKDFQEEETDPYKILSRREIEILPLVAKGYGNKEIAEKLYISVKTVEAHKSKMMEKLNLKSRPELVEYALKKKFLNF; encoded by the coding sequence TTGAAGATTGTCATTGCCGATGATCATGCGGTCGTGCGCAGCGGATTCATGTATATCTTGAATTATCAGGAGGACATGGAAGTGGTGGCCACGGCGGCAGATGGTCTGGAAGCGTATGAAATGGTGGCAAAGCATTACCCGGACATTCTGTTGATGGATTTAAGCATGCCGCCAGGGGAAAGCGGATTGATTGCCACTGGGAAAATTAAAGAGGATTTCCCAGAAACGAAAATCATCATTTTGACGATGTATGATGACGAAGAGTATTTATTTCATGTATTAAAGAACGGGGCATCCGGTTATGTGTTAAAAAACTCCCCGGATGAAGAGTTGCTCACAGCGATCCGAACCGTATATGACGGCGGTACATATATCCATCCATCTATGGCGACTTCGCTCGTCCGACAATTTGTCCAGAAGGATTTCCAGGAAGAAGAGACGGATCCTTATAAAATCCTTTCGAGACGGGAAATCGAAATTCTGCCGCTTGTCGCCAAAGGCTACGGGAATAAGGAAATTGCAGAGAAACTGTATATTTCTGTGAAAACAGTCGAAGCCCATAAGTCGAAGATGATGGAAAAGTTGAATTTGAAAAGCCGTCCGGAGCTCGTTGAGTATGCGTTGAAAAAGAAATTTCTGAACTTCTGA
- a CDS encoding hemerythrin domain-containing protein, translating into MESTFKFELPALRVLENEHRFLTSLMEHWHTIVLDFERDIYSLDEGREALQSLRRQLIDFIEPYKNHTEKEEAFLFPLLSKYVGDEQGPVLAVEEEHEEIDAYIGHFLHHTRGDCSNMSLEEMKAVVKDAGEAFEVITVHFIKEESILFPMVINILRIQEQDRLFDDLYTPII; encoded by the coding sequence TTGGAATCGACATTTAAATTTGAATTGCCTGCTCTCCGTGTACTTGAGAATGAACATCGATTCTTAACATCGCTGATGGAACATTGGCATACGATTGTTCTCGATTTTGAACGGGACATCTACTCATTGGACGAAGGAAGAGAAGCCTTGCAGTCACTGCGTAGGCAGTTGATCGACTTTATCGAACCATATAAGAATCATACAGAAAAAGAGGAAGCGTTCCTTTTTCCATTGCTCTCAAAATATGTGGGGGATGAGCAAGGTCCGGTTCTTGCAGTGGAAGAAGAGCATGAAGAGATCGATGCGTATATCGGGCATTTTCTTCATCATACGCGCGGGGACTGCAGCAACATGTCGTTGGAAGAGATGAAAGCTGTCGTCAAGGATGCGGGGGAAGCATTTGAAGTGATCACCGTCCATTTCATCAAAGAGGAATCAATTCTGTTTCCGATGGTGATCAATATTCTTCGGATTCAAGAACAGGATCGGCTGTTTGACGATCTGTATACGCCGATCATTTAA
- a CDS encoding nitrate/nitrite transporter, whose amino-acid sequence MIKKAQLPLQTANLVVGFMVWVLLSSLLPFIREDISIPPERLAIVTAVPVVLGSILRIPLGYYANIFGARLIFMISFILLLFPVYFISETSSFTGLIIGGTFLGIGGAVFSIGVTSLPKYYPKEKHGLVNGIYGMGNIGTAVSTFAAPVVATQIGWSATVKLYLIILLVFAALNFIFGDRQEVKVKTPIVEQIKGVYKNEKLWFFSLFYFITFGSFVAFTVFLPNFLVTYFELEKVDAGMRTAGFIIVATLLRPVGGWLADKFQPLFLLMGCFAGLTVAAIILAFSPGIALYTVGSMLIASMAGIGNGVIFKLVPFYFNKQAGIANGIVSMMGGLGGFFPPLLLSTIHSMTGSYSIGFMAFSQVALVSLVLVVWLYYMDRVALSREVFDSTGQGILVTDPNGTILSVNPAFTRLTGYTEEEVVGSNPNVLSSGRQTKQFYTTMWSIIGDQGSWQGEMWNKKKNGEEYLEMLTINAVKDDAGDVIRYVGTFVDMTSNRSEGVRS is encoded by the coding sequence ATGATTAAAAAAGCGCAATTGCCTTTACAGACCGCCAATCTCGTCGTCGGATTCATGGTATGGGTGCTCTTGTCCTCCCTTTTACCGTTCATCCGTGAAGACATTTCGATACCACCCGAAAGATTGGCGATTGTGACTGCGGTACCAGTCGTTCTCGGATCAATTCTGCGTATCCCTCTCGGATATTACGCGAACATTTTCGGGGCGCGCCTCATCTTCATGATCAGCTTCATTTTGCTCTTATTTCCGGTATACTTCATCAGCGAGACCTCCTCATTCACAGGGTTGATTATCGGAGGGACCTTCCTTGGTATCGGTGGAGCGGTGTTCTCAATCGGAGTCACTTCCCTTCCGAAGTATTACCCGAAAGAAAAGCACGGTCTGGTTAACGGAATTTATGGAATGGGGAATATCGGGACGGCTGTCTCTACATTTGCGGCCCCTGTCGTTGCCACCCAGATTGGCTGGTCCGCTACCGTTAAGCTTTATCTAATCATTTTGCTCGTTTTTGCCGCATTGAACTTTATCTTCGGCGATCGTCAGGAAGTGAAAGTGAAAACGCCGATTGTCGAGCAGATTAAAGGTGTCTATAAGAATGAAAAGCTATGGTTCTTCTCATTGTTTTACTTTATCACGTTCGGCTCTTTCGTCGCATTCACCGTCTTTTTACCGAACTTTCTCGTAACCTATTTCGAACTTGAGAAGGTCGATGCCGGAATGCGGACAGCGGGATTCATCATCGTGGCCACATTGCTGCGGCCGGTTGGAGGCTGGCTTGCGGATAAATTCCAGCCGCTCTTCCTGCTGATGGGATGCTTCGCGGGCTTGACCGTTGCGGCAATTATTCTCGCATTTTCCCCTGGGATTGCACTTTACACGGTCGGCAGTATGCTGATCGCTTCCATGGCGGGAATCGGGAACGGTGTCATCTTTAAGCTGGTCCCGTTTTATTTCAACAAACAAGCGGGTATTGCAAACGGTATCGTCTCAATGATGGGCGGACTAGGCGGATTTTTCCCTCCTTTGCTTCTGTCGACCATCCATTCGATGACCGGTTCTTATTCCATCGGCTTCATGGCATTTTCGCAGGTGGCGCTTGTCAGCCTCGTACTAGTTGTCTGGCTGTATTACATGGACCGCGTTGCTCTTTCAAGGGAAGTATTCGATTCGACGGGGCAAGGGATCCTCGTCACAGATCCGAACGGCACGATTCTTTCCGTAAACCCTGCATTCACTCGATTGACAGGCTATACTGAAGAAGAGGTCGTAGGAAGCAACCCGAATGTCCTGAGCTCGGGTCGCCAGACGAAACAGTTCTACACGACGATGTGGAGCATTATTGGAGATCAAGGTTCATGGCAAGGTGAAATGTGGAATAAAAAGAAGAACGGGGAAGAATATTTGGAAATGCTGACGATTAATGCAGTGAAGGATGACGCGGGTGATGTCATCCGCTATGTCGGTACATTTGTCGATATGACTTCAAACCGTTCCGAGGGCGTCCGATCTTAA
- a CDS encoding ThiF family adenylyltransferase, with protein MDSRYSRQMLFRPIGEAGQKLIRSAHVVIIGCGALGSPIAEMLLRAGIGKLTIADRDYVERSNLQRQQLFTEQDADEGIPKVVAAERRLKEIRRDSNIRIVLDHVDGPLLEELVTDADLIMDATDNFETRLLMNDVAWKIGIPWIHGACVGSSGTVFPFIPGRTACFRCLLPVLPAVNETCDTAGIIAPAVQQVAARQTAEALKWLTGNKDAMMTKLLHFDMWNNTQVEAGISRLRRPTCETCGDLPTYPSLHKPEGTNYAVLCGRETVQIIPDNGRLLTMEDGEDVAKRIGSDYKRTPFFIEFHVNGYRCVLFQNGRLLIHGLRNLKKGRQLYHQLFG; from the coding sequence ATGGACAGCAGGTATTCAAGACAAATGCTTTTCAGGCCAATCGGTGAAGCGGGGCAAAAGCTGATCCGTTCCGCTCATGTCGTTATCATCGGGTGCGGGGCACTCGGTTCTCCGATTGCGGAAATGCTGCTCCGTGCGGGCATTGGAAAATTGACGATAGCGGACCGCGACTATGTGGAACGATCCAATTTGCAGCGCCAGCAATTGTTCACAGAGCAGGACGCGGATGAAGGCATCCCCAAAGTCGTTGCGGCGGAGCGTCGTCTGAAAGAAATACGGCGGGATAGTAATATCCGGATAGTGCTGGACCATGTGGACGGTCCATTGCTGGAGGAACTCGTCACTGACGCCGATCTGATCATGGATGCGACCGATAATTTTGAAACACGCCTGCTGATGAATGACGTGGCTTGGAAGATAGGAATCCCATGGATCCATGGTGCCTGCGTCGGCAGTTCGGGGACCGTATTTCCGTTTATCCCGGGCAGGACCGCCTGTTTCAGATGCCTGTTGCCTGTTCTTCCTGCTGTCAATGAAACGTGCGATACAGCGGGAATCATCGCGCCGGCAGTTCAACAGGTGGCAGCACGACAGACGGCAGAAGCGTTGAAATGGCTGACAGGGAACAAAGACGCCATGATGACGAAACTGCTCCATTTTGATATGTGGAACAATACACAGGTCGAAGCAGGCATTTCACGTCTTCGCCGTCCAACTTGCGAAACATGCGGCGATCTACCGACATACCCGTCCTTACATAAGCCGGAAGGGACGAATTATGCGGTTCTTTGCGGTCGAGAAACAGTGCAGATCATTCCAGATAACGGGCGACTGCTAACGATGGAGGATGGAGAAGACGTTGCAAAACGGATTGGCAGCGACTACAAGCGGACACCGTTCTTCATTGAGTTTCATGTGAATGGCTATCGCTGCGTCCTATTCCAAAACGGCCGCCTGCTGATCCATGGATTGCGGAATTTGAAGAAAGGCCGTCAGTTATACCATCAATTATTCGGATAG
- a CDS encoding molybdenum cofactor biosynthesis protein B, translating to MSELLPTDKRKPIVLGILTVSDTRTKANDKSGDVIEELAKTAGHTIQERRICPDERESIEVVLNQWLQDSEVEAILITGGTGIGLRDVTIETVTPYFTKPLDGFGELFRFLSYTEDVGSKAMLSRATAGGIGEKALFALPGSSKAVKLAMEKLILPELHHIVYELTKHRL from the coding sequence TTGTCGGAACTGTTACCAACAGATAAAAGAAAGCCGATTGTCTTAGGCATCTTGACTGTCAGCGATACGCGAACGAAAGCAAATGATAAGAGCGGAGATGTAATAGAGGAGTTAGCGAAAACTGCAGGGCATACGATTCAGGAGCGTCGTATCTGCCCCGATGAACGGGAATCAATCGAAGTGGTGCTGAACCAATGGCTGCAGGATTCAGAGGTTGAGGCTATTTTAATAACAGGCGGAACGGGGATCGGTTTGCGGGACGTGACGATTGAAACGGTAACGCCGTATTTCACGAAGCCGCTCGATGGCTTCGGAGAACTGTTCCGTTTTTTGAGCTACACGGAGGATGTCGGATCGAAAGCGATGTTAAGCCGCGCCACGGCTGGCGGGATCGGGGAAAAGGCGCTTTTCGCCTTGCCGGGTTCTTCCAAAGCTGTGAAACTCGCAATGGAAAAGTTGATTTTGCCGGAGCTCCATCACATTGTATATGAGTTGACGAAGCACCGGCTCTAA
- the moaC gene encoding cyclic pyranopterin monophosphate synthase MoaC, producing the protein MSELTHFNEQGRAKMVDVSDKSITTRTAVAVSSIVVNETIHSQITEGTNKKGDVFAVAQVAAIMAAKNTSSIIPMCHPLALTGVDVRFSWNIDEAAHHYEVAIEAEVKTKGVTGVEMEALTAASAAALTIYDMCKAAGKDMVIGPTMLLSKTGGKNGDYSRQPN; encoded by the coding sequence TTGTCTGAACTGACGCATTTTAATGAGCAAGGACGTGCGAAGATGGTCGACGTCTCCGACAAATCGATTACGACACGAACAGCAGTTGCAGTTTCATCCATTGTCGTCAACGAAACGATCCATTCTCAAATTACGGAAGGGACGAATAAAAAGGGTGATGTCTTTGCCGTTGCGCAAGTCGCTGCCATCATGGCGGCAAAAAATACTTCCTCTATCATTCCGATGTGCCACCCCCTGGCCTTGACGGGAGTCGATGTCCGTTTCAGCTGGAATATTGACGAGGCTGCCCATCATTACGAAGTTGCAATAGAAGCGGAAGTAAAAACAAAAGGCGTGACAGGCGTCGAAATGGAAGCCCTCACCGCCGCCTCGGCTGCAGCCCTCACCATTTATGACATGTGCAAAGCAGCCGGCAAGGACATGGTCATCGGGCCGACCATGCTGCTATCCAAGACGGGTGGCAAAAACGGCGATTATTCACGGCAACCCAACTGA
- the glp gene encoding gephyrin-like molybdotransferase Glp: MVEMRKPIPVSEAVRLVIKHVASNGTERVALDEAYGRILAEPILAKHDVPPFDRSPYDGFAIRSIDTDGASGDNRMSFRVIGEIGAGYVGDKPIGEKEAYRIMTGAQLPEGADAVVMLEQTVEEEDGFTLRKPFVPGENISFKGEDAKEGERLVEAGSLIHPGTIALLATFGYAQVKVAKKPVVGVLSTGTELLDVADELVPGKIRNSNGPMIQAQLERMGIAYRSYGMMADDLNACTDLVAKAIEETDLLLTTGGVSVGDYDYLPAIYKRLGAEVLFNKVAMRPGSVTTVAVLGKKLLFGLSGNPSACFTGFELFARPAILGMMGSNAPYMPRMRARLGEDFTKPNPFTRFIRATWEFTSDGIVALPAGFNKSNAVSSIARGNCLIGLPNGTRGFVAGDEVDILLLGSEQGVSEWTL, encoded by the coding sequence ATGGTGGAAATGAGAAAGCCGATTCCAGTTTCGGAAGCCGTCCGTCTGGTAATAAAACATGTTGCTTCGAACGGGACAGAGCGGGTAGCGCTGGATGAGGCGTATGGAAGAATACTAGCGGAGCCGATACTGGCGAAGCACGATGTACCGCCTTTTGACCGATCGCCTTATGACGGTTTCGCCATCCGGTCGATCGATACGGATGGAGCGTCCGGCGATAATCGGATGTCTTTCCGAGTGATTGGCGAAATTGGGGCGGGTTATGTAGGAGATAAGCCGATTGGTGAAAAGGAAGCATATCGGATCATGACTGGAGCTCAGTTGCCGGAAGGGGCGGATGCTGTTGTTATGCTGGAGCAGACAGTGGAAGAGGAAGATGGTTTCACGCTGCGCAAACCTTTTGTACCCGGTGAAAATATTTCCTTTAAAGGGGAAGACGCCAAAGAGGGAGAACGGCTGGTAGAAGCGGGTTCTCTCATTCATCCAGGTACGATCGCGCTGCTAGCGACATTCGGCTATGCTCAAGTGAAGGTGGCGAAAAAACCGGTGGTGGGTGTGCTGTCAACAGGAACCGAGTTGTTGGATGTCGCTGATGAACTGGTCCCAGGGAAAATCCGCAATTCGAACGGACCGATGATTCAGGCCCAGCTCGAGCGGATGGGGATCGCGTACCGTTCATACGGAATGATGGCGGATGATCTCAACGCCTGTACAGACCTAGTCGCCAAGGCGATCGAGGAGACGGATCTTCTTCTGACGACCGGCGGTGTTTCTGTCGGCGATTATGATTATTTGCCGGCCATTTATAAACGGCTCGGGGCTGAAGTGTTGTTCAATAAGGTAGCGATGCGTCCAGGCAGTGTCACGACTGTCGCGGTTTTAGGGAAGAAATTGCTGTTTGGGCTATCCGGTAATCCGTCCGCTTGCTTTACGGGATTCGAATTGTTTGCCCGTCCAGCTATTCTGGGCATGATGGGCAGCAATGCGCCTTATATGCCAAGGATGCGAGCGCGGCTTGGAGAGGACTTCACGAAGCCGAATCCATTCACACGATTCATCCGGGCGACTTGGGAATTCACGTCCGATGGGATCGTCGCTTTGCCAGCGGGATTCAATAAATCGAATGCCGTTTCGTCGATTGCGCGCGGCAATTGTCTGATTGGTCTGCCGAACGGGACTCGTGGTTTTGTGGCTGGAGACGAAGTCGATATTCTTCTTCTTGGAAGTGAGCAAGGCGTAAGTGAGTGGACATTATGA
- the mobB gene encoding molybdopterin-guanine dinucleotide biosynthesis protein B encodes MKTLHVVGYKNSGKTTLISRWVRWLKKQGLSVAVLKHHGHGGKPEMPGEGTDTDRFLDSGADATLVAGGGSIQFIWNEEPEFMLLKTLISQGKPDILLIEGYKREKGDKVILLRNKEDWDALRDLEGMQLVIGCSGIKPDCMHIDSRESERAIDEWFAKWIAEGAGG; translated from the coding sequence ATGAAAACATTGCATGTCGTCGGGTATAAAAATAGCGGGAAGACGACACTCATTTCGAGATGGGTCCGGTGGCTGAAGAAACAGGGATTATCGGTTGCCGTACTGAAACACCACGGCCATGGCGGTAAGCCTGAAATGCCTGGTGAAGGGACGGATACCGATAGATTTTTGGACAGTGGCGCAGATGCGACGCTCGTTGCGGGAGGCGGCTCGATTCAATTTATCTGGAATGAAGAACCGGAATTTATGCTATTGAAAACGCTCATTTCCCAAGGAAAGCCTGATATTTTATTGATAGAAGGGTATAAGAGAGAAAAAGGAGATAAAGTAATTCTCCTTCGAAACAAGGAAGATTGGGATGCCCTGCGAGATTTAGAGGGGATGCAGCTGGTGATCGGCTGCTCTGGAATCAAGCCGGATTGCATGCATATTGATTCGAGGGAAAGTGAACGCGCGATCGATGAATGGTTTGCTAAATGGATAGCAGAGGGGGCTGGCGGATGA
- a CDS encoding molybdenum cofactor biosynthesis protein MoaE: protein MKPFEIVEEPIDVKKYMDYVLHPSAGAVTVFTGNVREWTHGVRTLYLSYEAYVPMAEKKMAEIGAEMEEKWPGVRVAIAHRIGELQISDIAVVIAVSSPHRKAAYEANEYAIDRIKEVVPIWKKEIWEDGEEWIGAQKKYPSKGVE from the coding sequence ATGAAACCGTTTGAAATTGTAGAGGAACCGATTGATGTAAAAAAATATATGGATTACGTCCTGCATCCGTCTGCTGGTGCAGTGACCGTTTTTACAGGCAATGTGCGGGAATGGACACACGGTGTGCGTACATTGTATTTATCATACGAAGCCTATGTTCCGATGGCAGAAAAGAAGATGGCCGAAATCGGAGCTGAGATGGAGGAAAAGTGGCCGGGAGTACGAGTTGCGATAGCCCACCGGATCGGAGAGCTTCAAATTTCCGATATTGCGGTCGTCATTGCTGTGTCGTCCCCGCACAGGAAAGCGGCGTATGAGGCGAATGAGTATGCCATTGACCGCATTAAGGAAGTGGTGCCGATCTGGAAAAAAGAGATTTGGGAAGACGGCGAAGAGTGGATCGGCGCGCAGAAAAAATATCCGTCGAAAGGGGTGGAGTGA
- the moaD gene encoding molybdopterin converting factor subunit 1 — MITVKYFARLRDVAGKGEETLDREELTVSELLDWAESTYPGFGADNVQVAVNEEYALKEDTIRSGDVCAFIPPVSGG, encoded by the coding sequence TTGATCACTGTAAAATACTTTGCAAGGCTTAGAGATGTCGCTGGGAAAGGTGAGGAGACGCTTGACCGGGAGGAACTGACCGTGTCGGAACTGCTCGATTGGGCGGAATCGACTTATCCAGGGTTCGGTGCAGACAACGTTCAAGTGGCGGTGAATGAAGAATATGCCCTAAAAGAAGATACAATTCGATCGGGAGACGTTTGCGCATTCATCCCTCCTGTGAGCGGAGGCTGA
- a CDS encoding molybdenum cofactor guanylyltransferase yields MMRTAGIILAGGLSSRFGSPKAFAKWRGKRFYEYSLQALSPFCDECMIVTRPELMLRFPQEMKVVTDLAGFAGQGPVAGILSGMEAMEADRYIVLPCDMPFMDRDVIGELLKKHQSDVTAVVLDGKHHPLVSVWDCSAKAELKQALVNGQRRVLEVQEKIGVRWVDGRSLTCNPAKVFENVNRPDMLERRGSHGGDSR; encoded by the coding sequence CTGATGCGGACGGCAGGAATTATCCTTGCAGGCGGTTTGTCCAGCCGGTTCGGCTCCCCAAAAGCGTTTGCGAAGTGGAGGGGGAAACGGTTTTATGAGTACTCCTTGCAGGCGCTCTCCCCTTTTTGTGATGAGTGCATGATTGTCACGAGACCCGAGTTAATGTTGCGCTTTCCGCAGGAGATGAAGGTTGTGACGGACCTCGCTGGATTTGCGGGGCAAGGGCCGGTTGCCGGTATTTTGTCGGGTATGGAGGCAATGGAAGCCGATCGTTACATCGTGTTGCCATGCGATATGCCATTCATGGATAGGGATGTAATTGGTGAGTTATTAAAGAAGCATCAATCAGATGTCACGGCAGTCGTTTTAGACGGCAAGCATCATCCGCTCGTATCGGTGTGGGATTGCTCTGCAAAGGCAGAATTGAAGCAGGCGCTGGTCAATGGGCAAAGGCGTGTGTTGGAAGTGCAGGAGAAGATCGGCGTTAGATGGGTGGATGGCCGTTCATTGACATGTAACCCTGCAAAAGTTTTCGAGAATGTGAACAGGCCTGACATGTTGGAAAGGAGAGGATCACATGGAGGCGATAGTAGATAA